A section of the Pseudomonas sp. Q1-7 genome encodes:
- the mscK gene encoding mechanosensitive channel MscK encodes MIASLRIFLAATLLCLAPAYLQAATAIGAAVPTPAAPAADKAASDAKPSVEEQTQAFLANQQRSRQALAELKRQLNEAPQQITEAQRDLARLQGSPPVPVRERYGKSELTQLEKLLEQRSNELAEMQKSLAEANSLIITAQTRPERAQAEIASNQTRNQQINNLLKGGRDGGKAINDEQRSLLVAEQAALSAQTELRREELAGNSLLQDLGNSRRDLLMERIRRLEQVTLELQSLINEMRRESSEQTVAEVSRKADRATPDSLVAKESTINLKMSNYLLRATDRLNELTQQNLRTRQQLDSLGQADQALEEQISVLKGSLLLAKILYQQKQALPHLSLDKNLADEIADIRLYQFELNQQRDKLGNPQAYVDELLAKQPPEQVTPELRATLTNLLSTRGELLDRLSRELNNLLSESINLQLNQKQLQETSTLLRNTLDEQMFWIPSNKPLDFSWLASTPHLLERQLAVLPWGAGLRELGEGLVNRPWLFLPLLLVIGGLLWKRRYLYARLNDIHQDIDHFKRDSQLHTPLALFLTVLLALPVSLFLMLCGFALQIDARGQNATLGAALMEMAQAWMVFYTLYRILAPGGIAELHFHWDRPQVAFLRGQFRRLGGVVMALVAIVTVAEHQPAALADDVIGVVVVLSCFALMTLILANVLLAKPMRERATPVRLLVGLAFTLLPIVLFAGVCFGYYYTALKLSDRLIDTLYLLIIFVLAEAAFVRGLAVAARRLAYQRVLAKRQTQSKEAPEGGEVTLEEPTLDIEQVNQQSLRLTRLALFSAFIVALYWVWADLLTVFTYLDNVTLYEYTSGSGETATQVPISVLDVLGSLIVVGITIALARNLPGLLEVLVLSKLRLAQGSAYATTTLLSYAISGIGIVAALSALGVSWDKLQWLVAALSVGLGFGLQEIFANFISGLIILFERPVRIGDVVTIGNLSGTVSKIRIRATTITDFDRKEIIVPNKTFITGQLVNWSLTDTVTRVIIKLGLAYETDHDLARKLMMQACTENARVLRDPEPLVYFLNIGASTFDFELRFHVRELGDRNPAIDEILTRIATTFREHQVDMAFNQVDVFVKNLEGVEAHLASAMNPPKPLQDKR; translated from the coding sequence ATGATTGCTTCCTTGCGCATCTTTCTCGCCGCTACCCTGCTGTGCCTGGCCCCTGCCTACCTGCAGGCCGCCACTGCCATCGGCGCCGCAGTCCCCACCCCCGCAGCTCCGGCAGCCGACAAGGCGGCCAGCGACGCCAAGCCCTCGGTCGAGGAACAGACCCAGGCCTTCCTCGCCAACCAGCAGCGAAGCCGCCAGGCGCTGGCCGAACTCAAGCGCCAGTTGAATGAGGCTCCCCAGCAGATCACCGAAGCCCAGCGGGACCTGGCGCGCCTGCAGGGCAGTCCGCCGGTGCCGGTACGGGAGCGCTACGGCAAGTCCGAACTCACGCAACTGGAGAAACTGCTGGAACAGCGCAGCAATGAACTGGCCGAAATGCAGAAATCGCTGGCCGAGGCCAACAGCCTGATCATCACCGCCCAGACCCGCCCAGAGCGGGCCCAGGCCGAAATCGCCAGCAACCAGACGCGCAACCAGCAGATCAACAACCTCCTCAAAGGAGGCAGGGACGGCGGCAAGGCCATCAACGACGAGCAACGCAGCCTCCTCGTCGCCGAACAGGCCGCACTCTCCGCCCAGACTGAACTGCGTCGCGAGGAGCTGGCCGGCAACAGCCTGCTGCAAGACCTCGGCAACAGCCGCCGCGACCTGCTCATGGAACGCATCCGCCGTCTCGAGCAGGTCACCCTGGAGCTGCAGTCGCTGATCAACGAAATGCGCCGGGAAAGCTCGGAGCAAACCGTGGCCGAGGTCTCCCGGAAAGCCGACCGGGCCACCCCGGACAGCCTGGTGGCGAAGGAAAGCACCATCAACCTGAAGATGTCCAATTACCTGTTGCGCGCCACCGACCGTCTCAATGAGCTGACCCAGCAGAATCTCAGGACGCGCCAGCAACTGGACAGCCTCGGCCAGGCCGACCAGGCCCTGGAGGAGCAGATCAGCGTGCTCAAGGGCAGCCTGCTGCTGGCCAAGATCCTCTACCAGCAGAAGCAGGCCCTGCCCCACCTGAGCCTGGACAAGAATCTCGCCGACGAGATCGCCGATATCCGTCTCTACCAATTCGAGCTGAATCAGCAACGGGACAAGCTCGGCAATCCCCAGGCCTATGTCGACGAACTGCTGGCCAAGCAGCCGCCCGAGCAGGTGACGCCCGAACTCCGCGCGACGCTGACGAACCTGCTCTCCACCCGTGGCGAGCTGCTGGACCGCCTGAGTCGCGAACTGAACAACCTGCTCAGCGAATCCATCAACCTGCAGCTGAACCAGAAGCAGCTCCAGGAAACTTCGACACTGCTGCGCAATACCCTCGACGAACAGATGTTCTGGATTCCCAGCAATAAGCCGCTGGACTTCAGTTGGCTGGCCTCGACGCCGCACCTGCTGGAGCGCCAATTGGCGGTACTGCCCTGGGGGGCCGGCCTGCGCGAACTGGGCGAGGGCCTGGTGAATCGTCCCTGGCTGTTCCTGCCGCTCCTGCTGGTGATCGGTGGACTGCTCTGGAAACGGCGCTACCTCTACGCCCGGCTCAACGATATCCACCAGGACATCGACCACTTCAAACGCGACAGCCAGTTGCACACCCCCCTGGCCCTGTTCCTCACCGTACTCCTGGCCCTGCCGGTAAGCCTGTTCCTGATGCTCTGCGGATTCGCCCTGCAGATCGACGCCCGGGGCCAGAACGCCACCCTTGGCGCCGCCCTGATGGAGATGGCCCAGGCCTGGATGGTGTTCTATACCCTCTACCGCATCCTCGCCCCCGGCGGCATCGCCGAACTGCACTTTCACTGGGACCGCCCGCAGGTGGCCTTCCTGCGTGGCCAGTTCCGTCGCCTGGGCGGCGTGGTCATGGCCCTGGTGGCCATCGTCACCGTCGCCGAGCACCAGCCGGCCGCCCTGGCGGACGACGTGATCGGCGTCGTCGTGGTGCTGAGCTGCTTCGCGCTCATGACCCTGATCCTGGCCAATGTGTTGCTCGCCAAACCCATGCGCGAGCGCGCCACACCGGTGCGCCTGCTGGTGGGACTGGCCTTTACCCTGCTGCCGATCGTACTCTTCGCCGGCGTCTGCTTCGGCTACTACTACACGGCACTGAAACTCAGTGACCGGCTCATCGACACGCTCTACCTGTTGATCATCTTCGTGCTGGCCGAAGCCGCCTTCGTCCGGGGGCTCGCCGTGGCGGCCCGGCGACTGGCCTACCAGCGCGTACTGGCGAAACGACAGACCCAGAGCAAGGAGGCCCCGGAAGGGGGCGAGGTGACGCTGGAAGAGCCCACCCTCGATATCGAGCAGGTCAACCAGCAATCCTTGCGACTGACCCGGCTGGCCCTGTTCAGTGCCTTCATCGTCGCGCTGTACTGGGTCTGGGCAGACCTGCTGACCGTATTCACCTACCTGGACAACGTCACCCTGTACGAATACACCAGCGGCAGCGGAGAAACCGCCACCCAAGTGCCCATCAGCGTGCTGGACGTGCTCGGCAGCCTGATCGTGGTGGGTATCACGATTGCCCTGGCGCGCAACCTTCCGGGCCTGCTGGAAGTCCTGGTACTGTCCAAGCTCAGGCTGGCCCAGGGCAGCGCCTACGCCACCACCACCCTGCTCTCCTACGCCATCAGCGGCATCGGCATCGTCGCGGCTCTGTCCGCCCTGGGGGTCAGCTGGGACAAGCTGCAATGGCTAGTCGCCGCCCTGTCAGTGGGCCTGGGCTTCGGCCTGCAGGAAATCTTCGCCAACTTCATCTCCGGCCTGATCATCCTGTTCGAACGCCCGGTCCGCATCGGCGACGTGGTGACCATCGGCAACCTGTCGGGCACGGTGAGCAAGATCCGCATCCGCGCCACCACCATCACCGACTTCGACCGCAAGGAAATCATTGTCCCCAACAAGACCTTCATCACCGGCCAACTGGTCAACTGGTCACTGACGGACACCGTGACCCGGGTCATCATCAAGCTGGGCCTGGCCTACGAGACCGACCACGACCTGGCGCGCAAGCTGATGATGCAGGCCTGCACCGAGAACGCCCGAGTGCTTCGCGATCCCGAGCCGCTGGTCTACTTCCTCAATATCGGCGCCAGCACCTTCGACTTCGAACTGCGCTTCCATGTCCGCGAACTGGGCGACCGCAACCCGGCCATCGACGAGATCCTCACCAGGATCGCGACGACGTTCCGCGAGCACCAGGTGGACATGGCCTTCAACCAGGTGGACGTGTTCGTGAAGAACCTGGAGGGGGTCGAAGCTCACCTGGCCTCGGCCATGAATCCCCCGAAACCGCTGCAGGACAAGCGTTAG
- the selO gene encoding protein adenylyltransferase SelO, which translates to MKTLDNLTFDNRFARLGDAFSTEVLPEPLAEPRLVVASAAAMALLDLDPAEAQTQDFAELFAGHKLWTDAQPRAMVYSGHQFGVYNPRLGDGRGLLLGEVVNDAGEHWDLHLKGAGQTPYSRMGDGRAVLRSSIREFLASEHLHALGIPTSRALCVTGSSTPVYRETRETGAMLLRLAASHVRFGHFEYFYYTRQHEQLEILGRHVLECHFPQCLEQEQPWAAFFREVLERNAELIALWQAYGFCHGVMNTDNMSILGITFDYGPYAFLDDFDAKHICNHSDDGGRYSFSNQVPIAHWNLAALAQALTPFVDVEQLRETLNLFLPLYQAHYLDLMRRRLGFTSAAEADEALVQRLLQLMQNSAIDYSQFFRRLGEDAPEQALKRLREDFVDLAGFDAWAVDYQARAAQDGDDQAARRTRMHAVNPKYVLRNYLAQHAIEAAQQGDYAEVRQLHAVLSRPFDEQPGMERYAERPPEWGKHLEISCSS; encoded by the coding sequence TTGAAAACGCTCGACAACCTCACCTTCGACAACCGCTTCGCCCGCCTGGGCGACGCCTTCTCCACCGAGGTGCTGCCCGAGCCCCTCGCCGAGCCGCGCCTGGTGGTGGCCAGCGCGGCGGCCATGGCCCTGCTCGACCTGGACCCCGCCGAGGCACAGACTCAGGACTTCGCCGAGCTGTTCGCCGGGCACAAGCTCTGGACCGACGCACAACCCCGCGCGATGGTCTATTCCGGCCACCAGTTCGGCGTCTACAACCCGCGCCTGGGCGACGGCCGGGGTCTGCTGCTGGGCGAGGTGGTGAACGATGCCGGCGAACACTGGGACCTGCACCTCAAGGGCGCCGGACAGACGCCCTACTCGCGCATGGGTGACGGTCGCGCGGTGCTGCGCAGCTCGATCCGCGAATTCCTCGCCAGTGAGCATCTGCACGCCCTCGGCATCCCCACCAGCCGCGCGCTGTGCGTGACCGGGTCCTCGACGCCGGTGTACCGGGAAACCCGCGAGACCGGCGCGATGCTGCTGCGCCTCGCAGCGAGCCACGTGCGCTTCGGCCACTTCGAGTACTTCTACTACACGCGCCAGCACGAACAGCTGGAGATCCTTGGCCGCCACGTCCTGGAATGCCATTTCCCGCAGTGCCTGGAACAGGAACAGCCCTGGGCGGCCTTCTTCCGCGAGGTGCTGGAGCGCAATGCCGAACTGATCGCCCTCTGGCAGGCCTACGGTTTCTGCCATGGGGTCATGAACACCGACAACATGTCCATCCTCGGCATCACCTTCGACTACGGCCCCTACGCCTTCCTCGACGACTTCGACGCCAAGCATATCTGCAACCACTCCGACGACGGCGGCCGCTACAGCTTCAGCAACCAGGTGCCCATCGCCCACTGGAACCTGGCCGCCCTGGCCCAGGCCCTGACGCCCTTCGTCGACGTAGAACAGCTGCGCGAAACCCTCAACCTCTTCCTGCCGCTCTATCAGGCCCACTACCTGGACCTGATGCGCCGCCGCCTGGGCTTCACCTCAGCCGCGGAAGCGGACGAAGCGCTGGTGCAGCGCCTGCTGCAACTGATGCAAAACAGTGCCATCGATTACAGCCAGTTCTTCCGCCGCCTGGGCGAGGATGCCCCGGAACAGGCCCTGAAGCGTCTGCGGGAAGACTTCGTCGACTTGGCCGGCTTCGACGCCTGGGCCGTCGACTACCAGGCGCGCGCCGCGCAGGACGGCGACGACCAGGCGGCGCGCCGTACCCGCATGCACGCGGTGAACCCCAAATACGTGCTGCGCAACTACCTGGCCCAGCACGCCATCGAGGCCGCCCAGCAGGGCGACTACGCCGAAGTGCGCCAACTGCACGCGGTGCTTTCCCGGCCGTTCGACGAACAACCCGGCATGGAGCGCTACGCCGAACGCCCGCCGGAATGGGGCAAGCACCTGGAAATCAGTTGCTCGTCCTGA
- a CDS encoding aspartate/glutamate racemase family protein codes for MRTLGVLGGMSWESTVTYYQLLNRGVRERLGGLHSAPLLLHSVDFAQIAVQQKAGEWEAAGEVLAKAARGLQGAGATALLLATNTMHKVAVFIEQAVDIPLLHIGDAVGQALRARGVERAALLGTRFTMQEAFYRERLDRQFGIQVLVPDAEAMAEIDRVIFQELCMGQFRPAAQAFYLDQLAQLKARGAQAAILGCTEIGLLLEGCDSPLPLVDSAERHVAMGLAWMLDL; via the coding sequence ATGCGGACGTTGGGTGTACTGGGTGGAATGAGCTGGGAATCTACCGTTACCTACTACCAACTGCTCAACCGGGGTGTGCGTGAGCGCTTGGGCGGTCTGCATTCGGCCCCCTTGCTGTTGCACTCGGTCGACTTCGCGCAGATCGCCGTACAGCAGAAGGCCGGCGAGTGGGAGGCGGCAGGTGAGGTGCTTGCGAAGGCCGCGCGGGGGTTGCAAGGCGCCGGCGCGACGGCCCTGTTGCTCGCCACCAACACCATGCACAAGGTGGCCGTTTTCATCGAGCAGGCGGTGGATATCCCGCTGCTGCACATCGGCGATGCCGTCGGCCAGGCGCTGCGGGCGCGTGGCGTGGAGCGCGCGGCGTTGCTCGGCACCCGCTTCACCATGCAGGAAGCCTTCTACCGCGAGCGTCTGGATCGGCAGTTCGGCATCCAGGTGCTGGTGCCCGACGCGGAGGCCATGGCGGAAATCGACCGGGTGATTTTCCAGGAACTCTGCATGGGCCAATTCCGACCGGCGGCCCAGGCCTTCTACCTCGACCAGCTGGCGCAGTTGAAAGCCCGGGGCGCCCAGGCGGCCATCCTCGGCTGCACCGAGATCGGCCTGCTGCTGGAAGGATGCGACTCGCCGTTGCCGCTGGTGGACAGCGCCGAGCGGCATGTGGCGATGGGGCTGGCGTGGATGCTGGACCTATAG